From the Oceanobacillus kimchii X50 genome, the window AAACCAGAAATAGTTAGAGCCCAGAAACCAGTATTTTTTAAAGCGTTATTTCTTTTTTCGAATTGATTAGTAACGTAATTTTCTTGAGAATAGGTCTTCACCACGTGTTGTCCTGAAACAATTTCTTCTACATAACCATTTACTTCACCAAGGTGCCTTTGTTGCAACTTATACAATGGACCTGTTCTCCTAGTTATCCAGCGCATCGCAAAATACATTACCGGAATGATTGACATTGCTACTACTGTAAGAATAGCGCTCAAATATAGCATGACAACCAATGTACCTATGAGAGTTAGTACGCTTGAAAAAATCTGAATAACGGATTGGTTTAAGGTATTGTTAATGTTATCTATATCATTTGTTAAGCGACTCATCAATTCTCCGTGTTGGCGTTTATCAAAATAGGAAATTGGTAAGCGGTGAAATTGTTCAAACAAATTTTTTCGTAATGTATGAACTGTATTTTGAGCAATTCCAACCATCCAAAAATTTTGTAGAAACAAGGATACAGAATGAATGATATAAACGGCAATTAGAGCAAGTAATAAATACCCGAGTCCGTTAGCTTCTTGTGTAATAATGAAGTTATCAATTGCTCTTCCTACTAAGAAAGGGCCAAGTAACGCAAATATTGAGCTAATTAGGACCATTAGTATAACGAGCGTAAGCATGCCTTTTTCTATTGCTATATATTGCCAAATTCGTTTAAGCGTCGCGCCCATATTTTTGGCTTTTTTTTGTTGATCTGCATTTACACTCGATATATCAATTCTTTTATACTGAAAAGGTGCCTTTAAGGAACTATTTCGCATGATGAGCCTCCTTTTCAAATTGTGATTCAGCAATGGATTGGTATAGCTCTGATTTATGAAGCAACTGTGCATGAGTACCAATATCTAATACTGAACCGTAATCGAGTAATAAGATTCGATCAGACTTTTTTGCCGTCGATACTTTTTGGGTTATGATAAACACAGTACAATGATAACTCTCCAATGCTTGTAAAAATCGAGCTTCGGTTGCTAAGTCCAGAGCACTTGTACTGTCATCTAACATTAGAATTTTAGGTTTGCGAATTAAAGCTCGTGCGATCGAGATACGTTGTTTCTGACCACCCGAAAGATTTACCCCTTTTTGACCGACACGTGTTTCATATTTTCCTTCTAATTGCATAATGGTGTCATGAATTTGAGCGTCTTTAGCAGCTTGAATTACATCATCCATCGTTGCTTCCCGTTTTCCCCAAGCGATGTTATCAAATATTGTTCCTGTAAATAATAATGGGCTCTGAGGCACATAACCAATGCTGTCACGTAAATTTGCAAAAGAATAATCATCTAATGGTAGATCATCAACATAAATGGTTCCTTTTGTCGGGTCATATAACCTCGGCATTAATTGAAATAATGACGTTTTTCCAGAACCAGTTGCTCCGATAATAGCCATACTTTCTCCAGGATTAACGTTGAAAGAAATATCTTTTAACGAGGGTTGTTTTGCATTAGGATATGTAAATGAAACATGGTCATATGTTACTTTTCCGTATTTGACCACTTCTTTATCATCTGATGAAGCTTGTTGTTCTTGTTCATTACGCAATGTTAACACTTCTTCGATACGATTTGCAGATGCTTTCGTTCGTGAAATCGCCATTATAATGAAAGAGAACATAGAAATTGCCATTGATACTCTTAGTGCATAATTTACCATCGTCACTACTTCACCGACATTAGCTTGACCCGCAATAGTTTGTGCATTCCCAAACCATATAATGAAAATTAAGCTCACATTCATTACAAGTAGAAGTATAGGACCTGTGGATTCAATAATACGAAATGTTTTCTTGGTTGCATCAGCTAGCTCAGTATTCGCAATTCCAAATCTATCCTCTTCAAAGCCTCTGCGTGAAAATGCTTTAATTAATCGCATTCCAGCAAGGTTTTCCTGCATGACTCTATTTACGTTATCTACATTCCCTTGGACTTTCGTAAATAACTTACTCGTAATCTTCAAAACAAATAATAAGAAGATAACAAGCAGGGGAACGGTTACTAAGAATATCGCTGCTAATTGTGCATTTACAATAAAAGCCATGATAACTCCACCAATTACAGTAAGTGGAGCTTTCGCCATAATACGTAATGCCATAAAAATCGTATTTTGAATTTGGCGGATGTCATTAGTGAATCTGGTTACTAAGGCAGATGTCGGATATTGATTTAAATTGGCGAAAGAGAAATCTTGAATCTTTTCAAACAGTTTTTGACGAATATCATATCCATATGCAAAACTGACATGGGAGGAAATAAAGGAATTAATGATTCCAGAAACAAGTGAAAGTAAAGCCAATCCAATCATGATACCGCCCCAAAAACCAATATTGCCTAAATCTTGGTTCTCAATGCCTTGGTTAATCATGAACCCTAAAAATAAAGGAAGCAGCAATTCTACAGCTAACTCAACCAACATTAGTAGAAATGCTACAATAGAAGGAACTTTATAAGGTTTTATAAATGAAAAAACATTTCTCAATAATTATCCACCTTCAATTTCAGATAAAAAACAATTTTTTACTATTATAAGACGATAAAGCTTTATTATCCAGTAATTTATTTCGGTATGCGAAATTTTTATAAATGATCTTGGATATTTTTAATATGATGATATAAGTTGAAATTAGAACAAAAAATAGAGTGCTTGCGAATAGATGAACACGTTCAAATATTTTATAAGCACTTTCTGTATTTACCCAGAAAAAGACTTTTTCAATCCATTATATATTTTGATTCAAATTAGTGATAGGACTTGAGGTTACTGACAGTACTTGATTCGAAAAAATTCATCGGGACTTCGTCCTATGATAATGAAGATGAAATGTATTAAAAATTCTACTTTTTAGAAACACTTGATGAAAGTTGTATAAAAAAATAAAAGTTAGTATTTGTATATGGGAGAATTAAAGAATGTTAGTTATGAATAACACGAGAAATGTATTTGTACAGTAGTCAAAGGTGAAAGTGAACGAATAGGTGTGGAGAAACAAATGCTTGTCATAGGTAGATAGAGCGGGTATAATATTTTGTAGTTACATATTTTATGATTCCGTAGCTCAGCTGGGAGAGCGCCACCTTGACAGGGTGGAGGTCGTTGGTTCGAGCCCAATCGGAATCATCCTTAATAACTATTGATATAAAAGGCTTTCTCTTCTTTATGAAGGAAAGCCTTTCTTCTTTGTATATCCAAAATGCCGACATTTTGCCGACCAATTCCTATATTTTATTGGTTTTTGCTGTTTCCTAAAAGTGCATTATCTAGTTTCTGTTGCAATTTTATCTGCTTCTTCGATAGCATGACCATAAAAATTCATAGTTGTTGAAATATCACTTCCTTCTGTAAATCCAAGTTTTTCTTAGTATTTTCAGTAAAGGTCGAATGGTTAGAGATAGACTTCCTAATAAGTATGCAACATTTCCATAGAAGTCTGTAATAGCGAAAAAGTTTAATATGCTACCTGTAACGAAAAATATTCCTACTAATACATCTCCTATTAATTGTAAGAAATTATATTTTTCTTGAAAGTAAACTTCTAGTGATTGGCTATATATGCTAAAGTCTTGTTTATTTCCTTCTTTATAATTTTTTATTCTTGGTATTTGCATATATGTAATCTTCTCCCAATTTTTGCTATATTAATTCCCTTAAAATTCAAATTTTTACTCTACCTCAAGAAGGAATCATTCTATAGTCATGAACAATTAAGTATGAATAATTAAAGATATTATGACGTACGAACTAATTTTAATTTTTTTAGTTTATTTGAAGAAAATAGTGGAATACATTTTACATAGAAAAGTTAGTTTCATAGCTTTTCTAAATAATTTAGGAGGTGGAGAGACATGGCTAACAATCAAACTTACAAAACAGGAGAAAAAGCACCGGAGAGCGGAACATTTAAAGTTAAAAGTTTAGTGAACGGCGGATCAACTAATCAAGATAATACTGAAATTAGAGTTGAAGAAGGCGAGCAATTTCCTCCTTCTCCATCTAGTAATGAAGCTGCCAATTGGGTAAAAGTATCATAAAAAAGAAAAAGCCCTCCTATGGGGGGCTTAATTTCAAACTTTAAGTCTACGTAGTATTGCACCAATCCCAAACAAAACTAATACCCTAAAACCACGATTAGCTACTTCACTTAAAAAACTATTCCATTGGAGTATTTGATTTACGTTTAGATGAGGATTAGCATTCATAGAAGCAATATACCTATATGTGATATCACCAGTCGAATAAATTAGATATATAAAAGCAAAAATTGTAAAAATGTTCGCTATATTTATTAATCGCTTGTTTTTACTATTATCCATTATTTTTTCCTCTACATTTTCCCAAACTCATTTCATTTTAGCTCATTTTCTCTTATCACACAAATCCAAAGGGGAGCCTACCCTATTAACTGAGTAGGTTATTCACCATAAGATCCCATAAGGTCTGTATTTTCTTCTAAGTTCTTCTTGGTTAATATTATTAAATGAATAGTATCATATACCTACGGCGTCTATTTCTAATAAATCTATTTCATCCCACTCTTTTTTGTGTTAACTTTTATGAAATGTAGTTGTATAATTACTGATAAGAGGAGTATACATAATGGCATTAAGATTAGAAAAAATAACAAAAGATTTCAATGATATCAATAAACTTAAGAGATTATTTATAAAAGCATTTCCGAAGAATGAGAGGTTGCCACTTTGGTTTCTTTTAATGAAAGCTGACAAAGATTTTGTTGATTTTATAGGTTTTTATGATGAAGATGACTTTATTGGGTTTACTTATTTAATAACTAATAAGGATTTGACATTTGTTTTGTATTTGGCAATTGATAGTAGTCAAAGATCAAAAGGGTATGGGGGAGCAGTACTTTCGAAGATTAAAGAACTGTATCCAAATAATCGTCTAATTCTCAATATAGAGGCTATCATTTCTAATTCTCAAAACTATGAACAAAGAGTAAAAAGAAAGAACTTTTATATAAAAAATGGGTACGTCAATTCTGGAATCATGTTAAAAGAAAACAAAGATTATTTTGAAATTATGATTAATCAAAATGAATTAATCGAGAAAGAGTACTCTGAATTAATTCAAAGATATTCGGGTATATTCTTTATGTTTGTTAAGCCTAAGTTTATACCATATATAAATGATGAAAATTAATATCCAAACTTTTTTGAAGCTCAACATATTATCAGAATAGTATTACAATATAATTAATTTCTAATAACCTTTTTCATCCCACTCTTTTTAGTAGGTCTTTTCTGTAACGAAATAATTAAATATGACATATCAATAAAGTATAGGTTTACCCTACCTTAAAAAGTTCTTTAATATGTCACAATAGAATAACTATTGCATATATTGTGTTGTATGGCATAAACCTTTTTTATTATTAAATTCAAAGTTTACTTTGCCCTGGCATATAAAGCTAGGGCTACATATGTTGTATATATTGCTAATTGTTGATGATACTATATACAAAAGAAGAAATAACTTCCAAGTTAGTCCTTTTACTCCGCATATAAAACTTGTGGAGTTTTTTTATAACTAAAAATAAAAAATGATTAAGTATAATTTAGGTAATTTATAAAACAATAGAAAAGAATTATTTTAACCTTTAAAAATTTGCCTCAAACTATTTCTAATGCACTAAATAACCCTATGGCCCAACAAATGACTCAGCCTTTACAAAGCATGACTAACAATCAGAGCGGTCAACAATTGGCAGGTGCAGCTAAAAGTGGGACAAACAGTATGCAACAGCAACAAATGAATAATAACGCTCAATAACATTTTAATGATTTTTTTAACTATAATTTTTTAGCAAATACTTTCAAATGGTGTTCTTCTGATTTCTAGCTTCAGTTTTTCCATTTCTAACTTTTTTTGGGCTGTCAACCAAAAATTGTATGTAGTTAGGATTGAAATTACTGAGGCTATTATTTTAGCTAAGCATTCCAATTTTTTCATGTACACCTTTTTATTTTTTGGTATAATTAGAACAAACGTTTGTAATAAACATATAGATGTAAATAAAAAATCGGCCTAAAAGGCCGATTTAATTTTAAAGAAAAAGAAGATAACTTATATGAATATATTAATAAATAATAGAAAATACAGATTTTTCAAACGTTGAATAAGTTACTGAACTTGTAAATCAGATTCAGGAGTTAGGTTAAAAAAATTGTTAAATACGCAGAGTCACTACTTCCCAAAGATATCACAGCATCGAATTGTGATGTTTTTTTAAACCAGACAGAAGCCAATGTGCTTTCCCTATAAATAATCCTTTTCCACATTCCGTTATAGGAAGTTGGAGGGGGGAAAGCATGGAAATAGCAGCAGTAAAAGATTATATTTTAGCTTCCTTATATCAAGGGAAGAATCCAGCTTTTGTTGATTTTGGTGTAGAAAAAGAAACGTTTGCGGAAGCAGCGGAAGGTTTAGTTGATGACGATTTAATAGAAGATATTACCTTTAACCCATCATGTTTACAACATGATGGGTTGTTTGTATATGTACGTTTTTATGTCGAGACGTTAGGGGGACGAGTATGCCAGAAACCAAGGAGATGGAAGAAATAAAGGAGTTTATAACGTCCGTACAGATGTAAAAGTTTACAAGGTTGAGTTAAATGGAAAATAGATCAATTACGGATATGAAGAAAACCGCAGAGAAAATAAAAAAGAGTGCTGCAGATTATCGTTCCAAGGAGAACGAAAAAGATATCGAAACCATTCAAAATAATAATAGGCGGTTAATGATTGCCCTAATCACCATGATTGGGGCTTTTGTATTTCAAATTTTGTATTTCTTATTATCATTTGTATTGGAGCTTAATTGAAAGGGGGGTGAAAAGTATGGATAAAGCTACAACTATTCGTACTATTGCGCTTACTATTACTTAGGTTAATATGTTGTTTCCAACTATGGATTACAACCAATTCCAGTTGTGAGTGAAGATTACAAAATAGTCTAACGAATTTCTAAATGAACTAAAGATATTGTCCTGTGTTCCGATATTTAAACTATAAGGGTGTATAGTTAAAAAAACTAAATGGAGGTTAAGATGAAACAGAGTACAAAAATTGTGAAATATTTCTTAGTTCTTGCTTTACTAATTACTTTAGCGGTAACACCTACAAATCTAAAAGTAAATGCCGTCCCTTTAGAAACCAATACAGTAATCGATGATTTTGAAAACTATACCTCAGATGATGAGTTAAGAACAGCCTATAAACTTTGGTCATCATCTGAAGGTAGTGGTGTCGATTGGTCTTTAAGCCAAAAACATGCTCATGATGGGGCAAACTCTATGCGTATCGTCCCGATTAAGCCTTTAGATGATTGGGTATCCTTAGCTTACAATTTCCCTGCGCGTGACTGGACAGATTCTGCTGGTATTTCATTTTGGATACATAACGATGCGGACGAGCCATTAGCATTTAACTTGGATGTTAAATCCGAATCAAAGACATATGGTCAAGAAGGAACTTTTAAGGCGTCCCTAAAAGAAGAAGGCGATGCATCATGGGAAGAGCATACTTTTAGCAGTATGTTGTCTGTTCCAGGAAATTTCACTGGACTTGTCCGCATTTCTTGGGATCAATTTACACAGAAAGCGTGGCAATGTCTACAAAGTTGTGAAAATGAGCTTAACCTGGGTTTAGTCAGTGGGTTTGAATTAGGCTATAGTCCACAGGCTAATTCGAAGAATGAAATTTATATAGATTCTATTGGTCTATGGGGTACTTCCGAAGGCGGTGCGGGAGGGATTTTAGCACCTGTATGGGCAACTCCTTCAAATACGTTTAATCTGAATTATACACCGGCACCAATAGATAACCCATTAAAAGGATTTTTACCCTTTAGTGAATCG encodes:
- a CDS encoding ABC transporter ATP-binding protein, producing MRNVFSFIKPYKVPSIVAFLLMLVELAVELLLPLFLGFMINQGIENQDLGNIGFWGGIMIGLALLSLVSGIINSFISSHVSFAYGYDIRQKLFEKIQDFSFANLNQYPTSALVTRFTNDIRQIQNTIFMALRIMAKAPLTVIGGVIMAFIVNAQLAAIFLVTVPLLVIFLLFVLKITSKLFTKVQGNVDNVNRVMQENLAGMRLIKAFSRRGFEEDRFGIANTELADATKKTFRIIESTGPILLLVMNVSLIFIIWFGNAQTIAGQANVGEVVTMVNYALRVSMAISMFSFIIMAISRTKASANRIEEVLTLRNEQEQQASSDDKEVVKYGKVTYDHVSFTYPNAKQPSLKDISFNVNPGESMAIIGATGSGKTSLFQLMPRLYDPTKGTIYVDDLPLDDYSFANLRDSIGYVPQSPLLFTGTIFDNIAWGKREATMDDVIQAAKDAQIHDTIMQLEGKYETRVGQKGVNLSGGQKQRISIARALIRKPKILMLDDSTSALDLATEARFLQALESYHCTVFIITQKVSTAKKSDRILLLDYGSVLDIGTHAQLLHKSELYQSIAESQFEKEAHHAK
- a CDS encoding YrhK family protein yields the protein MQIPRIKNYKEGNKQDFSIYSQSLEVYFQEKYNFLQLIGDVLVGIFFVTGSILNFFAITDFYGNVAYLLGSLSLTIRPLLKILRKTWIYRRK
- a CDS encoding YjzC family protein, with the protein product MANNQTYKTGEKAPESGTFKVKSLVNGGSTNQDNTEIRVEEGEQFPPSPSSNEAANWVKVS
- a CDS encoding GNAT family N-acetyltransferase — protein: MALRLEKITKDFNDINKLKRLFIKAFPKNERLPLWFLLMKADKDFVDFIGFYDEDDFIGFTYLITNKDLTFVLYLAIDSSQRSKGYGGAVLSKIKELYPNNRLILNIEAIISNSQNYEQRVKRKNFYIKNGYVNSGIMLKENKDYFEIMINQNELIEKEYSELIQRYSGIFFMFVKPKFIPYINDEN